The Opisthocomus hoazin isolate bOpiHoa1 chromosome 25, bOpiHoa1.hap1, whole genome shotgun sequence genome contains the following window.
GTTTACCTCTGCCAGAGAGTCTTAAAACCTGATTTCCCAACACAGTCTCCTTGCAGAGCAGCTCAGGAAGTCTCCATCCCTTCACCGTGCCCCCAGGACAACTGAACTGAGCTACAAACGCCTCAGCTCAGGAGCCTCATTTGGTCCCTATCTCCTGAATTCAGAGTGTGCAGTGCCATGGAACTAACAACGCCAAGAAAAGCGCAACCAGAGGGCAGGAAGGGCCGGTGGCTCAGCTGCTGGCTTGGGACTACAGAGGTCTGCGCAGGgtctcctgctctgcagagacTTCTCCTGCAGCCTTGGGGTAGCTGCTGGAGCGCTCTGGTCCTCAGATTCCCCTCTGAGTGGGGGCAACAGCCAGGTCCTACGGGGAAATGAGTAACCGGGTGGGACGCTCCGTTACCGACAGACTCTGCAGAGCCCCGTCACAGATGTCACAGCCCCGTCAATCCAAGCCATTCTTGCAAACCGCGCGTCAACGGCGCTGTCGTCCCAGACAAGCCGCTGCAAGCAAACGCCGACCTGGCTTTGGCCTTCGGCGAAGCACGCTGCAAGGCAAGGTCAACGATGTTTCCAAGCTTCGCTTTGCAGTTCTACCCCCGCCGTCTTTCAAACCCCCACGAGCGCTCGGCCACCGCCAGCCACCCGCCGCGGGTCGGCCGCCGGGAGCTCGGCCGAGCGCTGCGACTCCCCTCCGGTGACGGGTCACCGCCGCCGAGGCCCGGTCCCCTCTCCCAGTGCCCGGGCAGGCTCGCGCAGCCCTTCGGGACCATCCAGAGAGCGAGACGGGCGCTGGCACCCACGCCACGTGCCGCGGGTCCCCCCGCGACGCCCCGCAGCCCACCGCGGGGAGAGGggcctgggacccccccggggccgaGGAGACCGAGTCTGCCCACCCCGGGGACGGGGGGAACCCCAAGCACAGCCCCCGTCCCGGGCCgaacccacccccccccgccgagccggccccccgcgccccttACCCGGCTCCGCTCCATGCCGCCACCGCGGCTCGCGCAGCGCGGGGGCGGAGCCCGccacgccccgcccccccgggggcTCGGCACCGGCCGGCGGCGCCATTGGCtgtcccccgccccgccccccggccccgcagccccaccCCCGTCCCGCCTCGCCCGGCTGCCGGAGCCGGTCCCCCGTGCAGCGCAGCTCCAGCGCGGTTCAACTCCGCCCGGGGCCTGGGGAAGCCTCGGCTCTTCCAAGGCCTCCGGGGCCGCTGCTGGGGCAGCGCGGGGTCCGCACGCTCGCGTTTACACCGCGCCAGGGCCTTGCGGGGGCGGCAACAGCCGGGTCCGCACAGCACCCCGCGGAGCCCACGCTCACCGCCGGCAGGGCGgtacggcagccccaggccccggccggcggctccctgcCCGCCCGTCCGGCGGTGAAAGGGGCGAGGAGCCGAGCCGGGacatccccgcagcccccggccccgcaggagCCGCTCGGCGCCTGCGCAGACCGCGCCGAGGAGCAGACTCcacccaccgccccggccccgcccctcgccgccgcGGCGctggcgccccctggcggccttCCGCGCCGCTCGCCCAGCAACAGAGACGGTTGCCCCCGTTTCAACAccctttatttcttcctttccataAAAAATTTATAATAGCTTTCCTCTCACGCCTATACAAAATATTTAACTCTAGTGAATAAATAAACCACGAACGCCCCACGGACAGCACATGATCTCCAGAAAGCAACCCCAGCCGCGACTCGCAGCGGCCTCGCACCACGCGggcatcccccctcccccccgacgCCCCAAACCCCCCACGCCCCAAAGGAAAGCAGAGGCACAGCGTGATTCACCCGTCAGAAGAACGCAGCAGCGCACCCGCGACCCGAAATAGAAAAGCTCCCGGTACCCGGGTCCGGAGAGCTCGCACCCACAAGGACACGGGAGAACCAGGTCCCGGAGAGAGCTCTGTGTTCACACCGGCTGCACCGGTACCAGCGCGCGGGACGCGCTCACCTCCGCCAGAAGATGCCCGGGTCCCTTGCCGGTCTACACGTGACCCCGACACAGGGCAGCCGCTCTCGGCAGCAGCACACCCGGTTACCCAGCAAGGACAACGTGACAAAGAAAGGAGTTCTGGAAAATGCCTCTCCCGTCAGCCCAGCGACAGCCTGAACGAGGAGGGAAGGTTTTTGGTAATAACAGAGCCCACGGACCCTGAGGGGTCTGGCGAAggcagccgccgccagccccaGCTCAAGACCTGAGCTTGGCCATCGCCGCCAGCGCTCGCGACGAGCTGGGATCACGAGGTTGTAAGCGTGAAGGGTTACCAAGCGCTTCATGGTCCACAACGAGGGGCACGCTCCCACCCGCCGCCAAGGCagagccagcccagctccagcccctcacACTGCTACAGACCTCAGcttcccccacaccccctcctcctctgctccctcgCCCCCCTCTGTCCCCGTTCTCCCCCTCTCCTGCTTCCCGCGGCCACGCTCGGGGGCAAACGGCCCCGATCTGTTTGGGCTGGAGCTCCCACCGGGACAGGGTTAGCGCAGACAGAGCTGGGTCCCGGCAAACACTCCTTCCCGCACCCGCTGCCCACGACgccaggggctggcagagggCCCGGCCGACTTCTGCTGGTGTAAGAGGAGGGTAAGAAGGAAAGGAGCAGTTACGGAATTCTCTGGGTTTCACTCCAGATGGAGAAATGAGAAGAAGGGTGCCAGGGGAGGGGAGAAATCAAAGAGTCTCTTGGTGGATAATCAAGCAGCTCTTCTCATAGCTGCTGAACCGGCTAAAATGAGAGCAGCAGCCGGAGGACAAGTGGATGAGGAGCCCCTGGTCCAGACTGGGTTGTGTCTCTCCGGCTGGAACGGAGAACGAGCTCTGTACCAGTCCAGGCACCGGCCAGGCCAACGCAGGGCGATGGGCGCCCGTCCGGGACGCAGCAGCGCAGAGCAAGAGCCGCTGGCTGCAGAGTCACACGTTCAGTCGCTCAGCGGTCTTTTCCGAACAGAACTGAAGTAAATGCAGACACCTTCCCAGAAGCACACCTGAATTATGAGAAAACTGGACAAAGCCAGCCTGCCCTCTCCTAGGACCAGTGCACTGGATGCAGGCACCAGACTTGCCAAGGAGATCTGGGTGCCAAGCCCACGACCCCGCGCAGTGAAGGGGATGGGAGAACAGGGCAGCCGAGGACATGCTTGATCTGTCAGTGAAGGACAGGTCTGAGACCTGACCCACACCGACTAGTCCCAAGCCCTCCAGCTCAGCCAGGACACGGAGCCTCTGCACGTGCTGAGAGCCCAGACCTACTCGTGTCCACCACGACGGCCAGGCTACAGCTGCACCAAAGCCCCCTCGGCGGAcggagggcaggagggggggaaTCTGGCAGGCTTGAGCCTTCTCCTCTTGAATGACAGATAAAAGTTTGAcctgatgatcttcgaggtcttttccaactgtaatGGTTCTACGTTATGGATCAAGCACTGCAGCACCTTGCTCCTTCATGTTCCAAACTGGAGGACATTATAAAACAAGGCTGTCTCCACCTCCAGCCTGCTGCTGTTTCAAGGATCACTTCAATTTCTGTAGTGAAGCATTCAAGGCCTTTAGCATCAAACCTGTACACCTGGAGTTCGGTGTGGAAGCACTCGTCACGCACTTCAATGGCTCCATTACCCAAAGCACTTAGCATCGTAGCAGCCTCCACGTGCGAAGGTTCCCCACGTCTtatgtaagaaaaaacaaaaataaataaaggactCTTCAGCACTCAGTAGGGACATGTTTGAAAAATCTGGGGTTAGAGGTTACTGCTCCCTGGGAGCATTCACCCAAGAAACACCCCACCTTCAGCAATAACGTTTTGCCTCAAAGCCTTCCTCCTGAAGCCTGAAGCGAACAGACACGAGGGTGGGAGGTGCAGACGAAAAACTGTTTCCGTAGGTGGTTAAGCAGCTGCCAAATCCGTCCCCAAAACAGCTGCATTTCAGCACACAAACATTGTTGTGGGAAAGGGAGGCTGGTAGGCATATGATTTGGgaagaagtaaaacaaaaacagTCACCCTTTACAGGAAAGAAACGTTTAAAAACCTTCGGAGAAGCCCTCTCCGGACCCGTCTGCAGACAGCAGGGGAGTAACCTTGCTTCCATGCCAAGGAGTAGTCTGACAAGACCTTGCAAAAATAGCAACATTTTGCCCTTCAGCAGAACCTCACCAGCCTCTCGCTGCCCACACACCTCCACAGAAAATTACTCACAAACACTTTGTTTAGGCCAGCCAAAGTTAAGGACTGTCGAACTCCTTCTGCCTGGCCTCCACACACCCAGTTCACGCCTTTCTCTGCGCATTGCAGGCAGCGTTTGGACCATTCCAAAGTCTAAGTGCTGACTGTGGGCCAGGACCTCGACTCCCACTTGGTGTACGGGCAGTCTTCGAGTGGCAGGAGTCTGTCCCCAGCAGAGTTCTTCCAGCTGGCCCGCTGGTACGGGGAATGGGACTGGCCAGAAGGACACAGGGCTGTGGAAGATGACTCACACCCAGGAGCTAAACAGTCTGCACAATCCAGGAGCATTTGGCCCCAGCGCTACGTGAGCAAGAGCCACTTTGCCTTTCTCTAACAGGTAACTGTGTTTATGCTGTGCCTCAATAAGACTCTTAACTCTTgtctggaaattaaaataaatttaaaaaaaatcccaaacaagtAGAACATAGTAAGTATGTAACCTGGATCAGCAAACCACAGGCACAAGCAGCATCAAGAGTTTCTGTCCTGCTTGTTCTTTGTCCAACACACTGGGAACCAGGCTCACCCTGCTCTGCAAGCAGCTCCGGAGTGGCTGTGGGCACgcttcctcctgcctcccccccatcccactgctgcctccagcagcctctcgGGGCGTGCTGGCAGCGGGCTCACCCAGCCACGGCGCTGGGCACCGGGCACCGCAGCGTGCTCTGCGAGCACAGCCGAAAGCCTTTCTGTCCAGAAAGAAGAGCCTGGTCCAGCAGGTTGCTTTGAGGCCACATTTTCGAGGGAAAACAGACACAGCCAGCGACCTACTCAAGGTACCTACAACAGCAGCGACTGCTGCCGAGCGCAGCTGGCCATCAGCAGACAAGCAATTCCTCCGGCATCCCCAGCGACGGTACACTTGTTCCCACGTAGCCTTCCAGGAGAGCTCTCCCTGTTCTATTTCTTCGTTACAGGACAGAAAACCCTCTCTGAGAATAGATCGTTCTTGTGATATCACAGCATCCTTTCGGGGCCAGGTGTGGAAGATACCCAACAGTCTACATCTGTTATGGGAGAGAGCAGGCGGCAGCTCTGAGCGCTGAGGACAGGTCACAGTTACCGAGAACTGTGTGAGGAAAGCTAAaaacaatcattaaaaaaaaaaaaccaggtaaGAAATCCTTTCCACCTGATGCAACTCGGTACATCAGTAAAAGACAAGTCACCTTTTGGAACTGGTCCTAATGAAGCGTGACTTGTTTTTCCAAAACAAGACACAGTAACTTTTCTCCTGAAGGGTTTCTCCCAGTCAGAACAGAGGTGGGGAAGGACGGAAGCGTGCGTGCACACGTATGCACCCCCTTTGCTCCGTGGCCAGACCTTAgccacccattttttttttcccaaggaaatcTCCTCCCAGTGTCCCATTTGCAGAAGTATTGCTCAAGAAGTTGAGTAAAACTACCATGAGCAGGGGAAGAGGATACAGCAACAGAAGAGCCAGTGATTTCTCCCCTCCCCGTACCGCTGCCTCTCCTGCTCAGTTTAGGTAGAATTACACAGAAACATGACCCGTTATTAAAGGAAACATCCATTTCCTCTCTCCCCCCTGTACAACCCCCTTTGGTGCTGGCTGTGCAGTGCTTTCTTTTGATGAAGGCACCTTTGGGAAGCACTGATGGCCCGAAGCACAACGCCCCGAAGCCTCATATTTACACCTGAGATTCGCCCTGCCGCATCTCtcccgcccccagccccagccccgtccccagggctgcagcaaggGCGCGGGGAGAGCAGATGCCACGCGAGGCTTCCCACCAGCGGCCGTGCCAACGCACACACGTCTCCTTCCGCCACGCGCGCCCTCCGCATCACACCGAATACTTCGCCATGTCACTCTTATCGAAGACAACTTTGGTTGCAAAGTAAATGGCTACCAGGCCAAAGCTGGCAGCGGACACCATGTAGGCAGTCACCGACTGTGTAAACTGGACGATGGACCCCATGAAGAGGGAGGGGACAACCTGAGAGAGGAGGAAAGCACTGTCCAAAATAGCCAAGTCCAGGCAGATCCCTCGGCTAGGAACCACCGAGTCCGGTTCTCCCACCATCATCATGAGCGAGACGTCGCAGGAGGAGCTGACGCACAGAGCCGAGCCGGCGGccggaggagaggaggaagaggagcaaggAGAGAAGAGGCTCCCAGCATGTCCATTCTGGTAAGGCACCTTCTGGCTGGAAAGGAGGCCTTTAGAGAAGGCTGAATTCTTGTCCAGTTGAGCTgcgtcttcctcctccttgctctTATATTTATGCAAAAATACCTATGGGGAAAGAAGGAGGGCAGGTGAGGAATGCGTCGGCAGCGTGGAGCCCAGCAAGCGAGGTGGGGCATGGAGGGATCCTGGTTTTTGTGCAAGTGAGCAAAACCACCCCACGCTTTGTGTGCGCTGGTCAGGCTGTCAGAGGTGGGGAGCGCCTGCGGAGAGCCCGGCCCACGCGAGATGGCCTCCAGGAGCCAGCCGGGCTCTTCCCGACTGGCACGGGACGCAAAGCGACCCTGACTCACCGGGGGAACCCGGCCAAGCGGTGCCTTCGCTGTGTTGAAGCTCTGGGACTCAGCAGACTGCTACAGCTCAAAGCCAGCCCAGGCTCTGCCTGGGGACGTTCTGTGCCGAGCCCTGCCTTGTCACCTCCTCACCGGGTGCCGAGGGAGTCTGGGCACCAACTACAGCTCAAGCCATCCCGAAATCGGCTGATGCACACTCGCAGGACAGGAGTGAAGGGCCAGAGCCCACTCTGGACATATCACAGAGCCAGTGAGCTCCAGTCCCAACAGAAGTGTTTATAAAGCGGCTGACTGGGAACCCAAAACCTTCCTGCAGAAGAGCCCAAAGGGCGGATGAACAGTTCAGAGCCCCGGATGCACGGCCACTTCATTGTATCTGGGATACTTCAAAGTGACACCAGCTGAGATGGCACAGTGCTGGGAACTCGGGAAAGAGCTCTCTTCTCAGCTCTGCAACAGACCACGCGAGCGTGACCTCAACGAAGTTGCTTCATCTGCCTGACCTGAGCCTCCTCACTCAGGCTAGAAAGGGAGGGCGGggggaagaaaaatccttttcttctgACCCTTTTTTGCCTTGCGATCTCTGGGGCATGGCTCACTTGAGCAGTATTCACACGGAGTATTTGGATCAAAAAAGCTCTCCACGATAACGCCAACACAGAAGGAGCAGTCATGCGCAGACACTGGACACGCTGCAGAGCTCCAGCTTTAAAACTCCAGGGCATTTGCAATTACGCACAACCACTGGTCTGCGTGGGGCAGAGCAGTAACGAGGGACACGTTAATCCACTATCCGCATGGTGAGActgaacaaaggaaataaaaaggaaacaagagCACCTGTCTGAGAGCAGAGCGCACCGCACCCAGCTGTGGGGCTCAGAGGGGCTTGCCCGACCCACCCTTCCTCTTGCGGGAGGGACCCGGACCCGGCGCAGGAGGGGAGCAGCGGTGGTGCGGGAGCGTgggcaccccagctctgctgcaggccatCCCGAAGCTCCAGCAGCCTTGGCCCCCACCCAGCtacgcccagccctgccccagagtGTGTCAGCACCAGCCCGTCTCTGTTCACGCCGCCCCAGGCCACGGCTGCAGATCTGTAGCACAAACAGGTTCAGATTCAGCTCAAGAAGAGAAACCAGACGAGAACAACTTCACTAAACAGCAATCATCTCCCAAAAGCTTCACCTGGGCTCTGCTCAGCTGCTCACTGTACCCTTCAACTGCTCAATTCTACCCAGCCTCGTGAATTTACGCTTAAAACACATTAATCCAGGGCCATCACTTATCTCATGTGGAGCTTAAAAATCCTCCCGCGAGCCTCCTGTTGCCATCAGGCTTCAAAGCACCTCAAACCCCAGCAtagaaaggaagaacttcttccctctgagggtgacggagccctggcccaggctgcccagggaggctgtggagtctccttctctggagatgttccagacccgcctggacacggtgctgtgcagcctgctctgggtgaccctgcttgggcagagggttgggctgggggacccacagagggccctgccaaccccaaacaatctgggattctgtgactgcgTGAGCCAAACCAGGAAGCCCCCCACAGCTCCAGCCCTTCGTGTTTGACACCGATGCTCCCAGCAGCCTGCTCAGCTGCCCTGAAGGCCCACGCCACACTTCTTGGTTTCCGTGCTCATCCACGCTATTCAGAGACACAAGTTCTGTCAATGGTGTTTGAATACCTGGTGTAGAGAACTCATTTAAATCTAGAGAAAAGGACTTGAACACATCCTCACAGGAATGAGCTTAGTAAAAGCCTACGCTTTAAAATCACTCCTTGTAACACAGGATAGAACCGCAGGAGCTCCATGGGGAGCGGAGGGAACGAGGAACCTCGCTCTCCCTAACCTCTGCAGATACGAGCGACCACCACGCACCCCCCCTCTACCACGCTTTCAGGCGCTGTTAGAACACGCGGCTCCTTTCCTCCCGTTCTAGACCAGGTTAGGCGGCCATGCAGAGACGAGAGGGCATGCAGGAGAACGGAGCGACTTACACAGCCTGTGCAAAGCCAGGAGCTCCAGCTGAGGTGGCCTTGCAGGCTTTCGCCAAGGATCCCGCCCAGGGTGGAAGCAACAGCCACTCTGGATGCCCCTTCTGCTGCGTCGCTTCGGAGGAGTGTttaacgttaaaaaaaaaaaagtaaaagaagagagggaagaaaggaagcaggaaTGAGGGAAGGCAAGCAAAAACGATGACAGATttcaacagtaagaaaaaaagaggagaagagaaacggggaggatggaggattTTCCGCAAAAAGCGTTTTAGCGACTGCTTCTTGTGGGGTCTCCCTGCGGTCTGCTGCAAAGTAGCTGGTAACGGAAGCAGGAACTTTCAAATTAGGGCAACAGAGAGACCAAACCCAGCCATACCCCACCTCATTGTATTAAAGAGTGTTTCCCCGTCAAGCCTTTGGCAGAGAGTGGGGCATGTGGCCTGCGCATTCCCCGCCTGCGGCGTTTGGTTTTCATTCTGTTGATACGATGTCCATGGGAGATCCCAGTCAAACCGAAGATTTTGCAAAGCAGAACGCTCCCGCATGCCCTATTTTGACAGGGTGCCTGGTGCAAATTGGGATGGGCTGGTCAGAAGTATTTGTTCAATGTGAACATCTGGATGCCTGTGGTAAAAACTCCTACTTATTTCACTGCACAGTGAACCGCCTGCCATCGCGATGAAAGAGCTGCTCTCTAACCacaaattaattttgcatttgCAGCACAAGAGAAACTCCTATTAATCCAGCGTGCAACTCAGGAACCTCCCAGGACTTCTCCACAAGGATAACATCTGTGGGACAGGATTACTAACTCTTATGTTGGTGTCAAAAGTTtcacaacatttatttttcttggagcTAGGGGAACAGGAAGAACCTCAGTTTTCATCTTACTGCTCCTCATGCTATGGACAAAAACTGGAAAGCAAGGCTGAAAAATCTTGAGTATTTTTAGCACCTCAGGACGGCAGTGCCGCAGATGTGACTTGGCTGCAGAATGCACACAGGTGTAACTAACCTGCACCAGATTCcctaaaaatacacagaacatCCCTTGTGATACACCAGTCCTAGCTGATCTCTCTCATCTCATCCCTCCccactttttaaaattgcatAATGCTTGTTGCGAGCAGGGGACGCCTAAGGAAGGAGATGCTCACCTCTCTTATCTCCTCCATTTCAGATCAATGTTCAGACAAGACACAGCCTGGAGACAAGAGGCACATGTGGAAAACCTTTGCATGCAGGCTTGTGTTTCTCTGCCACGGGCCGAACCGACTGTGCCACCTGGAAGCGGCAAAAGAGGCTGGCCAAGCTGTCCTCACAGCTACCTGGGACACTGTCCTCTGGAGCAGATCCCTACCTGTTTCTCATGATGGTACAGCGATGCCAGGGTGTACGGCAGGATCTGGAGTGCGGAGAAGGTGAAGCCCGTCAGAGCAGCCGAGATGGTGACAATGATGACGCTGTGGGAAAGGCACATGACGAAGGCAGCCACGGGGAAGAACACCACGCTGGCCAGGTAGACCACTCGCGTCCCAAACTGCTTCACCATCCGGTCCATGATTGTCGAGAAGAAGATGGACGTGACACATTGCAGGAAGAGACCCAAACTACCCATCCGGACACCTGCGGGTAAGCAGAGGTGGTGACAGATGCTGCCCTGACCTGGTGACCAGGCTTCACCTGGCCAAGCACCTCGGGGTCTCCTTTGCTCTCCTTCGGTGCCCAGTGCAGGCAGAGCGTGGCAAAGCTGCCAACAGCCCTGACTACCACATGTGGCTGGGTcggggagcagagcagcaccaTCGAACACAGCCCCAGCTGTCTCCCAGCGCCCACCCTCCCCCAGCAGCCAGTACTGCCTACTCGTGCTCCTGGGCACCCCAGTCTAACCAGAAGGGCAATGGGGGATAGGAATCCAAATGCCATTCTTGTCTTTGGAAGCCGTTGTTCGCACCTTCCTACTCTTGACCCAGGATCTGTCACCTGCTCGTGAACCAGGATCTGTAGTTATCTGATGCCAAAACCAGCAACAGAACAAAAGGAATAAGGAATTGTGCTTAAGCCAAGGTAAAGTACACAACATTCACTGAACAACTGCAGTATCCGGTAGCAATCCGGACCTTACCCTTTGCAAAGATCGATCAGATTTCAGGGAATTAAAACCATTAACTCTTTGAAGCAAGGATCATTACTCAACACATGTTTCTATGACAGCTAGCACAATGGAGTCCTGACCTGCGGGCAGCTATACAGTGCAAGTGTTAAACAATAATTAAGCTCCCTGTAAGTTAAACAGACACTCAGCACAAAGAGGCAGtgtactgcagagctcctggaggCAGCGAACGGAAAACTCAGAGGGAAAGATACACAGCTTGGAGAGGAGGGCCAGGCAGGTGCCTCCAAGAATAAAAGGCTTAgatcaggaagaagaaaagcagggctgggcagcgagTCAAGACTCTGGCACAACACAGCAGGCAAAACAGGACAGCAGGTGACAACAGCAGGCAACGTGCTGCGGTGAGCAGTACCGCACCAAGTGGACGTGGCAGCTACTGACTGCGGTGGTGAACACTATCAGAAAGCTCCGGAGAGAGGAGTGTGAGCTGAGGCAGCTCTCGAGGGCTCCCCAGGTACAGATGCGAGATGGGAATCTCACAGCAGCACAGAAGGAAGATGCAGCAAAGCCCACCTTGCTGCTACTAAGCACGTCCTGGCTTTCCAGCCCCTGCTCTCCGAGGGCTGGGGAGCACCAGCACCCCTCATCTAGAAGGGAAGGAAGTGAAAGGACCTGGCAGTGGCAACCACCGTCTGCAGACAGAGCCGGACAGGTCCTGTTCGGCGTGCAACCTGCCAGACCATTCTGCCACTTCACGATTCAGCCCCAGGACAGGGCTGCACTGCCAGATCTATTTCTGTGCTCACTAGCTCGGAGGGGAAAGAGGCATTTCCCTATCTGGCCCACTGTGCAATGCTCTGGGGGTCACGGAGGAATGCTTTTTCCTGATCCACCTGCAGAAAGTCTATTTTCCTGTAACATTTTTTTGCATTACAAGCAGAGCCGAGCCCATTCCTAGCTCCCACTACATGCTCCTCTCGTAGGGAGCAGGTGCTGCAGCCTCAGAGCAGCCGGTTCGCTTCTCACCTTCATCGTAGTGGCGTCTGGCATCCGTGCCCGGCTTGGCTCTGGGGACGCCGTGGTACAGCCCTTCCCCAACAAAGTCTGTGTAGAACAGCATGAACGTCATGAGTGCCATCCAGCTGCAGAGCTCGGCCACGAACAGGCGCCGGATGACCTTGGGGATGCGGCAGTAGAGGCTGTGGAGCCGCGGCACCAGCGTGCAGAGGTTTCTCAGGGCCTGCATCACGTGCCTGGCCTGCAGCAGGCACGAGCTCCTGGAGAGCTGGCacgagcagcaggcaggagctgagGGCTTAGGGGGAGCATCCTTCAGCGCCGCACCATCCAGAACATCTGCCTGGGTGGC
Protein-coding sequences here:
- the SLC45A3 gene encoding solute carrier family 45 member 3 yields the protein MAQRAWASMLLHSRRTQLLLVNSLTFGLEVCLAAGITYVPPLLLEVGVEERFMTMVLGIGPVLGLVFVPLIGSASDHWHSSYGRRRPFIWVLCLGVLLSLFVIPHAGSLASLFALDTRPLEIAFLILGVGLLDFCGQVCFTPLEALLSDLFQEPDNCRQAFSMYAFMISLGGCIGYLLPAIDWGGSFLAPYLGGQETCIFSLLAIIFLGCVLATLFVTEEAATQADVLDGAALKDAPPKPSAPACCSCQLSRSSCLLQARHVMQALRNLCTLVPRLHSLYCRIPKVIRRLFVAELCSWMALMTFMLFYTDFVGEGLYHGVPRAKPGTDARRHYDEGVRMGSLGLFLQCVTSIFFSTIMDRMVKQFGTRVVYLASVVFFPVAAFVMCLSHSVIIVTISAALTGFTFSALQILPYTLASLYHHEKQVFLHKYKSKEEEDAAQLDKNSAFSKGLLSSQKVPYQNGHAGSLFSPCSSSSSPPAAGSALCVSSSCDVSLMMMVGEPDSVVPSRGICLDLAILDSAFLLSQVVPSLFMGSIVQFTQSVTAYMVSAASFGLVAIYFATKVVFDKSDMAKYSV